The Scophthalmus maximus strain ysfricsl-2021 chromosome 14, ASM2237912v1, whole genome shotgun sequence region GACTTACTGGGGCATCCCAATagcaatgaattacagtagtccagtctagaggTGGCAAATGcctggactagtttttcagcatccttttgagataggataTTTCTAATGCTCTTGATATTGAGCatgtgaaagaaggctgtcctagagattTGTTTTATGCGTAAGTCAAAGGTGTCACGactgagcaggaactggacccaaatgcaaaagtgatgaaaaaacaggatatttaataataaaacgaaaacaatcaaaccaagggtgtccacaaaatgtagcaaacaaaggtaatccaaatactggagccagggggaaaaatgcagaaacagaccggggcaaatagcaggaacagacaacatgaaaaaacagacgatccaacaacagacaaagggaagcacagagactaaatacacacaaggagggcagggcaattagaacacaggtgagacacattaggaacaggtgcagacaatcacaggggcaggggaaggcccggtggccttgcaggcaggcacgacagttctgggggaaggcccagtggccttgcaggcaggcacgacagttctgggggacggccaagaggccttgcaggcaggcacgacagttctgggggacggccaagaggccttgcaggcaggcacgacagttctgggggacggccaagaggccttgcaggcaggcacgacagttgtgggggacggccaagaggccttgcaggcaggtaCGACAGTTCTGgtggaccaccgacgagggacgtggagcaggtgacggtcggaCCCCCGATGAGGGATGGGTCGATCGGCCCACAaaccggggacgtggagcaggccttggtcggaccaccgacgagggacatggagcaggcgccgTTGGACCACCgccgagggacgcgtcgatcggcccaccgaccggggacgtggagcaggtaaCGGTGGGACCACCgagagggacgcgtcgatcggctcaccgaccggggacgtggagcaggccttggtcggaccaccgacgagggaacatgtcgatcagcccgacgactggggacgaggagcaggcgtcggccagaccaccgacggggaacgtgtcgatcggtccatcgactggcgacgaggagtagcaggcgtcggccggaccactgacgggggaacgtgtcgatcggtccatcgactggcgacgaggagcaggcgtcggccggaccaccaacggggaaggtgtcgatcggtcctccgactggcgacgaggagcaggcgtcgaccggaccaccaacgacggacgcgtcgattggtcctccgacgggcgacgaggaggagcagatgccgaccagaccaccgacgaagaacgtgtcgatcggtccatcgacgAGGAGCAGTcgtcggccagaccaccgacggggaatgtgtcgattggtcctccgatgggcgacgaggaggagcagatttcgactggaccaccgacgaagaatgtgtcgatcggtccatcgactgaagatgaggaggagcagacgtcagccggaccaccgatggggaacatgtcgatcagcccaccgactggggacgaggagcagacgtcggccggaccaccaacggagaacgtgacgatcggtccaccgactggGAACAaggaacagacgtcggccggacaaccaacggagaacgtgtcgatcggcccaccgactggggacgaggagggttcggccggaccaccgacggggaatgtgtcgatcggtccatcgactggggacgaggagggttcggccggaccaccgacggggaacgtgtcgatctttccaccgactggggacgaggagggttcggccggaccaccgacggggaacgtgtcaATCTttccaccgactggggacgtggagcaggcgtcggtcggaccaccgacggagaacgtgtcgatcagcccaccgactggagacgtggaggacggctggaggcaagcaagccgcaggcctgccgacattgttggcctgttcttagctcgagccgaatcatccaaaaatccctggagttctaaaagctcctcaactgaaacgccactctttcccctaccaactgaggacgaggaggagcagacatcGGCCGAACCACCAACGGGGAaagtgtcgatcggtcctcagactggcaccgaggaggagcagacgtcggccgaaccaACGACAGGGAACGTGTCAattggtcctccgactgacgacgtggagaccggctgtaccCTCGGAAccctgatgctagcaggcctgacgctagccacctggggtactggctggatgctagcaggcctgacgctagccaactggggtaCTGtctggatgctagcaggcctgacgctagccaactggggtgctggctggatggcacactgggaggctggctggatgctagcaggcctgaggctagccaactggggtgctggctggatggcacactgggaggctggctggatgctagcaggcctgaggctagccaactggggtgctggctggatggcacactgggaggctggctggatgctagcaggcctgacgctagccacctggggttctggctggatgctagcaggcctgacgctagccaactggggtgctggctggatgctagcagtcctgacgctagccaactggggtgctggctggatggcacactgggaggctggctggatgctagcaggcctgatgccagccaactggggtgctggctggaaggcacactggaagactgggtgggagtccggagaattcaaaaagtccttgagccagccaggcaacgaactcctcaaccaggcCCTGTtggaaacttccctgcgtgccatgcgcagacacccttccttgtattcccatcccatgtctctattaaattgtccatgaatacaagtcaggatgtaaattaattcatgaagatctaaatcaaaaaattctcctgctgggtccattttttaggttggatcgttctgtcacgactgagcaggaactggacccaaatgcaaaagtgatgaaaaaacaggatatttaaaaataaaacaaaaacaatcaaaccaagggtgtccacaaaatgtagcaaacAAAGGTAATCccaatactggagccagggggaaaaatgcagaaacagaccggggcaaatagtaggaacagactgggccagacaacatgaaaaaaaacagacgatccaacaacagacaaagggaagcacagagactaaatacacacaaggagggcagggcaattagaacacaggtgagacacattaggaacaggtgcagacaatcacaggggcaggagacacaggaaaaaacaaaacaccagaaacaagacacaggacaggcagtgaaacaacacaatgaactaattcaaaatataacaggaaatgagaacacaagatcatgacaaaaggacgtcctggtcaaagataactccaaggttcctcacagtagagctgaaGGCTGAAGTAATGCCGTCCAAGGTAACtattgaaatggaataaatgaTGGAGTGGATTCTGATTcgggaagacggaaaccgtggatgtcttaggcagaagtatttattataagagctcaatattgaggagatttccagttcactacacagatcaacaggttcacagtgtttggcgtcccaAGTGATAGTCTGCCTATCTCTGTAGTGTATTAAGCTTATAatgagtaatgtcgtcatctccccgcgactatgagACTTCGAGagagacatcagctgctcaatgattgtttcggcttgccatagataagattaccttgcttggtgcctgagaagactcttcttaagagtttctcagggagtaTATACGAAAATTCTTCAAcaactatatgctcagatagtatttctctgaggtgtttagggccgagcATCAAGGCCTtcatgtctttaagacagtaCTGGAGTTTGTCTActtgattagtttcatctggctttatagatagatacagctgggtatcatctgcgtagcaatggaaatttatggggtgttttcttataatattgccttaAGAAAGCATTTATAAAGTGAAAGGTATCTGTCCCAGCACAAAACCTTATGGAACTCCATGGgaaacttttgtatgaatggaagatttgttgttaacgtaaaaaaaatagaaatttttctgaaaagtaagacttaaaccattctagtgctgttcttTTAATTCCAACAATGTGTTcaagtctctgtaatagaatcttgtgatcaataGTATAAAATGCcgcactaagatctaataggacaaGAATAGAAAAACATGTCTGAGGCTATGAGAAGGTCATTGCaatgctgtttctgtactatgatgttttctaaaccctgactggaagtcttcaagcagactattcctgtgtaaatagtcacataactggttagcaacagatttttcaaggattttagagataaaggagaggtttgatatgggtctatagttagctacGTAAAATTGTCTAGGATCGGCTTTTTGAGCAGatgtttaactactgccaccttaaaggcctttggttcATAGCCTGTTATTAGAGATAAATttatctgatctaatatggaactgttgattaaaggttacatccttaaatagccttgatggaataggatctaaaagacaggttgttggcatggatgaagtgaccagtgaagtcagctcagccagatctataggggaaaagcaatataaatataaattaggcgatactgttggttctgaggctactgtgtttgacagtgtttCTGAGCTGTTAGTGGGAAAAAGcggatacattttttctttgatggtaataatcttattagtaaagaagctcatgaaatcattgctactaagaGTTGAATGgatagactgttcagtagacCTGATGGGGAAAGGAATGCTAAGAGGGGTATGGAAGCTTGGAAGCGGTTCCAACCGGTCAGCTAAGAGATCGTGCAAGGAGTGATGCTGCTGTGGATGGAGCCTTTTGAAGCGGTGACATAGCTGCGGGGTCGGTTGAAGATGGTGTTGGAAAAACGGTTGCTGGTTTTCTGAATTTTATCATGGAGCGAGAAACGAGGGAGAGAGTTAACGTGATTTTCTTTATGCTGTGGGGTGTAGATGCGAAACCCCCATAAGAAGGTTTTCTAAGATAAGGTACGGGTACGTTTCGTCAAAGGCATGGGGGGAGATATGAAGGGTGGCTGGTATAGCTTGGTGGGCCGAGCCGCCGATTCTAGTGCGGAAGCAATGCGATGTAATGAGCCAGTCGATAGGGCCGCGTCTGTGAATAGCTGGATATTGTCCGGCGTGGTAATGGTGTTCATGAGTGATGAGGAATTCTCCTGTCCAgtcctctcctgagaaactgcGAAGATGAGTGTTCTCAGGCTTTATGCAAGAAACTTGCATAAAACTTCATATGTGGACCTTTTCAATATCAGCAAACAatagaaaaacttaaaaaatggCAGGAGTTATTCAGAAAGGCTTAAATAAGAAAGGATGAACTATGAGTACCCAGAGCACTGATGATAAATTATTAATGATAAACTATCTGTGTTTATTCTCTAAACCACGTGACTAAAAAAAGTATAACTGTCATCACATCAAAGTTTGTTAAAAAGCATTCCACTTTATAACAATGAGTATGAACATACAGTAATGTGGAGTCCAGAAATCTCTTCTCCATTACAATATGGTTTACTCACCATATCATTTTCCAATATCTTCCACACATTACGTTGGTTTACCACCATGATGAAGGTTTACCACCAATTCATTTAGTGAATATTGTAAAACATGGTGTACTGGAGAAAACTTGTCAACGTGTTTTGaactttaatgaaaaatattcagtgcaacattttaagaatgaaagaaaaagtagaagaagaagaagaggctaGGCCGCAGCATTCAAAGATAATAACAGTAACAGTTCACACTAATAATGCAAAACAGCAAAAGTATTCAAACTAATGCATGAACTAAACTGATTAtgattattcatatatatagTATTCACATGTATAAAGTGATCATGTGTTTCTTACGGGCTCATTGCTCATATTGTCATATCGCCCAACATTGCATATACGTACTGAATTcatcttcctgtctctttctcccatgttgctgtatttttggggttttaatttgacattgggcgagaggcggcaTACAGTCTGGACAGGTGCCAATGATCGCAGGGacaatacagagacaaacaacactgtcacattcacacctatggtcaatttagagtctcaaaTTAACCttaccccaatctgcatgtctttggactgtgggaggaagctggagaaccctAAGAGAATTCAGACACATCCACTCTACCTAAACAAACACCTATTTTCTGGAGACTCAGCCCTGTCCCTCTCCAACACCTCCAACAGGTTTGTTCAGTCTTTATCTCACATTCACAGCGGCTCATCGATGGCTGAGTTTTGCTGTGGACACTCAGGACACCGGTGGTAGAGTGGGTGTTGCTGTGCATGACTGGAGATAAGAGAGATAATGACAAAGACAGTCACACTTAACTGCAACCAATAACGGTCTCATTACAGTTGTTTATATGCACATTTCCTGCAATGAATCAACCAGTTAGTAGAATTCCTTACAAGAGCAGTCTAAATATGTTCCTGTGGAAGTTAATGTATTGACTACAATTTAGCAGGTTGCTTATTCATATATTCTTCATATGTTAAAACGATTGCTGGATATGAATAATGATCTTGGTGACCTGGAGTTTCGATGAAAGagccaatgaaaacaaaaagcaaaatgaagATGCTTTCATATATAGAGTAAAACAAtggtaaatgtactgtatttatatagcgcttttctagtcatatagatgactattgaatattgaatgttttaaaatgaaataatctatTGATTACTTTTCAATGAAGTACTTGATAATTTAGTTTATAAAATACTAAAGAGTAaattctatattctatatttttcttgatTTACATTTGCTATGTTGATAGcttgaatttgtgatttcctgctttactttgtagtttccttgtttgtgtctctgcacttcctgtttccatcttgtctgttcactttatttctcctgtgtctcctgcccctgtgattgtctgcacctgttcctgatgtgttccacctgtgttcaatttgctctgcccaccttgtgtgtattagtctttgtgctcccagtcctctgtgtcagtttgtcCTGCTTGCAACCCTGTTTGTTAACCATTTTCTCCTTGAGTCCTGCCAGCGAAGTTTGTTCCAGTCTGTTTTGATTCTCCGGTTGACTTGTTAGTTACCTTTGTTTCCTGGGGcctattccaggaagcaggtttacAAAACTTTGAACGTGAACCTGAACTCTGGcttgatctactctcagatgggaaacTCTGAGTTTTTGGTTCcagaaaagcagttctgagttagttacATCAACCATGAATATTTTCACATGGAGTTATGCGTGCCCACCAAATATAAAAAtccatcatcaatggagctccgatactacgagtcaccatggcaaccgaggcaaaaacaaggtcctcctacgTCAAGCTGTTAGATTTGGAGATATAACTTCGTggttatggagaaaataagatccttctgagaaagaggagcatcacatctgcagctgatgaggagagacagttggtgtGGGAGATACAATTGCCCAAGTTGAATGTAAgactaaataaaataatcaaatgatttaaaacaatctGATATTCTCCACAATAGTCTTGTCTAAGATGCTGGTATAATGGTTTGTGACGCTGTCTGGTGCCCAGGAGGTAGGGGTTGGATTGTTGTTGCTCACGTCTGAAAAACGTGCaatgttattttgttatatttgattTAGGTTTCGATCCCACGGGCAAAAAAAtaacgtggctgcagctgaaaattaaTTATAAGAACATGGTGCAGATAGGTAAGGCgtatggttttaatcagattccacatgttaaacaaagaaaaatcagtGGCTATTTTAACTTGTAAAGAAAACTCTAGTTCGAAAAAAATCTAAGGGGAATGCAAATACTTTGATCTTGTCGTATGTCCGCGATATTATAATGCTGGAAATAAGGtcggagaatattgttcagatatgtgatagattgtgaGAGAAACGGTAAAGTTCTACTATGAAGTCATCGGGGAATGAAAGCAGCTGGTCTGAACATCCTCTCTGACATGAGgctactgaattaattctgTTTCCATATCAGGTTGACGAGGAAAGGACATGGCATTTTTTGACAGCTAAttcaggttcaggaaaagggaggagttaaGGAAAAACtgccatggtaactgacctacagtttaagttcactcgctttctggaacgAAAAACCCaagtctctttttgttttccttttttaaaattgcattgCACTCTGCATCTGGGACCTGTTCCTGCACACCTTGACAGTATCTCAGCAGTTTCTGACTTTCCTACTCTgtacctctcctctcccagcCCATTGGTTCCTACTGAAGAAattcatctttgaaaaaaaatacctcacaaatacatgttaaataaaatgaCTGGGCtctggagtaaaaaaaaaaaagtttattaaaCAGGAGGAAATAATCCATTTGTTGGTGTCGGgtatttctctcctttcctctccgtaagactgcaaagatgagtgtttAGTTAACCTATGCAAGGTCAACTTGTCTTTGCCATGCTGGGACAGCCGAGGGTTAGCCAATGCTGTCTCTGCGTGTTGTAGTTGCAGAATTTAGGTTACATCTTGCAAGACGAGCAGCggtaaatataaaacattctcataaacttttggagctgatcggtcTAAACACCTGACTccacaatttaaaacatttttaaaaatcaccacAATAGACTTATTTAAAATCACAATGATTtcacaattcaattttattagCATAGCGCCCAATCACAACATAGATTATCTGAAGGCACCTTACATAttgaggttgagacctcacaatattacagagaaacacaacagttgccacaatgagcaagcacttagcgactgtggagagaaaaaaaaatccttttaacaggaagaaatctccaGCAGAACGGACATCTGCCCCGAACGGTTGGGCTGAGatgagaaaaatgggggagagaggagaggtgggcagaaaagaaaaaaagagagagagagagagagagagaggacacagtTGGCTAACAGTTGCTCTAATCTCTACCCAACTGATACCTagaattacaaaaacaattagaTAACATGTTGTTAATGTTCCAATTAGGTGGGGCAACAAGATAGTGTGTATGGGATCAAGTCAAAATAATCAAAGTTTGTGTGTTCATTGGAATGAAGGAACATATCACAGGCTCAGTGATGTGTTTATCATAGTTTTCAGAAACAATGGAGCATTAAGGTACAGAGGAATAACATCTATCAGGCTTTTGAAACTAGTAGGAGACTCTAGGTTGGGACTGCTCATGGGACAATCGGACTTCATGGCTGTAGACTATTAAAGCATTTGGTTGACTAACTCATTAATCTTCTACATCTGCTAATCATTTCATATCAGTTTGAACTTTATCTCATCTCTAATAATTCTTGAGTTGGATCAGTAACCACAGTTGTGGACAGGCTTTCATCTTAGAAACTTGAAGCTACAGCTGACAACCATGAACAACAAATCGGGTGATGAGGAAGCCCAGCATACAGAAAGCACCCAGCAGGCCAAAGACCacatacactgtaaaacaagggaaaagcattcattttgaattaaatcaGAATTGGTATTACTTGTAGAAACACAACAAAGTCAGACTTCAGTTTTCACTGCTGTGCATGTGTAACCTGTGGTCATGCTTCAATGTTAAACTGTTAACTTTCATAGCATCATCTGTCAATTTTATTTGGGGATACTGAGTGTTAAAgtaaaacaacagtgacatACATGAGCTTCTGGGTGGAGGATGGCTGGTGAAGGCACAGTAAGGTTTACTGGAGACAGAGTTGTTGTTAAAGAACGCTGTCACAGAGACGGTCACACAGTACTCTGTACCTGGCTGCAGGTACATGATCACCTTCTCCTCACTATATGGCAGATTCAGTCTGaactgaaacacaacagacaaacCAGGATATAAagggcattaaaaaaaactgtccataGTTTGTTACTAAttctaagaaaataaaattaaataaaaattataaatgatttACCTTTGGTTTTTCCTGAAATTCCACTAATCCATAGAGAAAGGCTTCAGTTGTATGTATagtattttgtattatttacacTACAGTGCTGGGCAGTTATGCATCATTAAGTGATGAGTTACAGTAACGTGTTTTACGGACAAGTAATGCCAGGAACCTGGCATTGCTTTGTCACAATGACAGTCAGTGGATGTAAACACTAACCAAACTCTCATGGTATGTACTGTAGAAATAGACACAGCTCAGCTAACAGTTCAATGTCTGTGCTGCAGAAACTGTCCACTTTCCACTCTTGGATTTATTCCTGTAAGCCAAAAGTGATTTACTGaaagattttgtattttgttgtattatttCTTTGGTAGAATACTTTTTTCTGTAGGTGGCGCTCCTTTATGTCTTTGttcaggagaaaaacaaactaaccaGAAACTGTTGCTGTTGTAAAAGGGATGCATGTCATTTCCTGTGTAAAATTACTGTATTTGTTCCAAAGAAAGAGCTGCCACTCACTACATGTTCAgaacaggaaatgcaaaaaaaggcaagatataaaaaaatggttccattgatcatgaaaatattgattagtgcagcaTTTATAGATTTTTCCCTAATAAAGATTTATGTAATCTGTAACTATAATAAAAGCTTTTGACAGTTTACTAGATATATGCATATCTGATGATTGACTAATCAACCAGAGAATCatttaaaagctaaaaaaatTCATCTTTAAGTAATTTCTTACAAGTTACATAACGCTGAAATTACTGTTGGTAATACTGGAGGTTGTGGtttggaaaaactaaaaacaacaatccTTAATGGACTTAAGGTGTCTGCAGCGATAAGGGGAGAGTTTAAAAAGGACTATAAAAATACTGACTAGTGCAGCTGTGTGACACATACCTGTGCCCCATCTCTGGTCCTTTGCACATTGAGAATGACTCCTCTGTAGAGGTTCTCCAGCTGGAGGCTCTTAGTTGCAGGAGCTTTGAGCAGTAGGATCAAACAGTTCCCACAGCCAGACACAGACACGTTGGGAGGTCCCAGCACAGCTGTGGGGAGAAATTAACTTACTTTATGTCAACTGTGAAGACAGCAATCAAAGGACaaataattatgataaaaagAAGACAATATGATGGCTGCCATCACATAAACAGTGCAAGAGATGTTGGGCAACACTTCTATTTTCATTCAATTACTCTGAGAACTGTGTGAAACTTTTAAATGTtctatgtgtgaatgtgttgatGATTTCTCACTGGATGACAGAGGCAGGAACCAGCCTGTTACGGTCCAGTTGGATGTCAGGCTGGGTGTGAAGGCCTGGACACGGGCTTTGTATTGAGTGTACGGGTTCTTAAACACTCTAGTTAGGTTGCACATCTGTCCAGGTGTCAGCTCCAAACAACCTACCACTGGTCTCCACGAGCTCTTCCtccaaagtggaaaaaaaaacagatggaggTAGAGAAAGATTGATGATAACCCAAGGACACTGTCAAGATTATTACGTCATCACCACAGCAGGAGGGCGAAAAACATAACCATCAACATGCTCATGGATATATTACCACAGACAGCGTTTACAGCTTTATGAAAGGGCAACTTACTGAGCTGTCTGCTTGAGGT contains the following coding sequences:
- the LOC118283001 gene encoding interferon alpha/beta receptor 2 isoform X3; translated protein: MGLWTLLLLHLHVVFCVSLPAPSNVSISSFNMEHTVNFLPGPRTPSDTHFTVQIVQQRKSSWRPVVGCLELTPGQMCNLTRVFKNPYTQYKARVQAFTPSLTSNWTVTGWFLPLSSTVLGPPNVSVSGCGNCLILLLKAPATKSLQLENLYRGVILNVQRTRDGAQCMWSLACWVLSVCWASSSPDLLFMVVSCSFKFLR
- the LOC118283001 gene encoding interferon alpha/beta receptor 2 isoform X2 encodes the protein MGLWTLLLLHLHVAPSNVSISSFNMEHTVNFLPGPRTPSDTHFTVQIVQQRKSSWRPVVGCLELTPGQMCNLTRVFKNPYTQYKARVQAFTPSLTSNWTVTGWFLPLSSTVLGPPNVSVSGCGNCLILLLKAPATKSLQLENLYRGVILNVQRTRDGAQFRLNLPYSEEKVIMYLQPGTEYCVTVSVTAFFNNNSVSSKPYCAFTSHPPPRSSLYVVFGLLGAFCMLGFLITRFVVHGCQL
- the LOC118283001 gene encoding interferon alpha/beta receptor 2 isoform X1, producing MGLWTLLLLHLHVVFCVSLPAPSNVSISSFNMEHTVNFLPGPRTPSDTHFTVQIVQQRKSSWRPVVGCLELTPGQMCNLTRVFKNPYTQYKARVQAFTPSLTSNWTVTGWFLPLSSTVLGPPNVSVSGCGNCLILLLKAPATKSLQLENLYRGVILNVQRTRDGAQFRLNLPYSEEKVIMYLQPGTEYCVTVSVTAFFNNNSVSSKPYCAFTSHPPPRSSLYVVFGLLGAFCMLGFLITRFVVHGCQL